The genomic window GGCGTACCTGCGCGGCGGCGGTTCCCGGACGGACGTAGACGCCGAAGCGCACCGGCAGCATCACCTCGGCGGTGATCCGCAGACCGTTGCCCCGGGCGAGGGTGTCCAAGGTGGCCGAGACCCCTCCCTCGACGGAGTTCTCGATCGGCACCAGCGCGGCATCGACCACACCGCTGCGGGCGGCCTCCAGGGTTTCGGGAACGGTGGCGAACGGCCGGTACTCGGAGTCGATGCCGAGGTTGATCAGTGCCTGATGGGTGAAGGTCCCCTCGGGACCGAGATAGCCGGTGGTTGCCACGTCTGCAGCCTAACGACTTCCCCCAGCCCGGCTGCGAAAGCGAACCGGCGTCTCAGACGGTGGTGGCCAGTGACTCCGCCAGGGCCGCTTCGACCTCCGGCAGCGACACCGGCGGCGGCCCGTCGGCGGGCACGCCGATCACCGACACCCAGGCGGTACGGGTGCCGTCGGGCCACACCTCGGCCTGCACCCGGTAGCTGAAGATGTAATCGCCCTCGAGCCGCTCGGCCCGCTCCAGCTCGGCCCGGGCATCGAACTCGGCCATTACCGAACCCGAGCGCACGCCCGGGGACAGCACCGGTTCGGACAGGCTCGGGTCGGCCGCGGACAGGTCTGCCAGCTTCGCGCCCAGCGTCTCCCGTAGGCCGAGTGCCAGTTCCTCGGAGGTGTCTCCCGGGACCGCGGGATCGACCAGGCCGATGTAGTACTGGGCGGTCCAGTCCGGGGCCTCGTCGGCGGGAAGGTTGCCGATCGCGGCGGCCTCGAAGACCCCCTCATAGGCGATCGGCCTGGGGTCGGTGCGGTCGTAGGCCACGAAGGGGGTCGCTGGCACTTCGGCACCCCACAGACCGCGGACCGAGACCGCCGAGTAGTCGACGGTGATCAGCGGCGCCTCGATCTGCGGCTCCCCCGGCTCGGCCGGAGCCAGTGCCGCCGGTGGGGTCGCGCGGATCTCCTGCACACCCCGCCAGGTGAGGGCGGCGAGCACGCAGCCGATGCCGACCAGCAGGGCCGCGGTGATGCCGATCGCGGTCCGGGTACGTCGCCCGAGCAGCGGATTCGGCCGTACCGAGTGGGCGGCCTCACCGGGCGGCCCGGACTCCTCGGAGTTGCTCAGCCAGTCGGTCCAGGCCTGACCGTCCCACCAGCGGTAGGCACCGACCAGACCGCGTGGGTCGTGGTACCAGCCCGGTTCGGAGACCACGACCGGGGCCGGTTGGTCGGTCGGAGGCGGCGCAGAGGCGACGGCCGTACCCGCTGCCGGCCCGCCACTGCCGCCGACCGACGGCGGAGCATCCTCCGGTGGCGGCTGGCGCTGGTCGGGCACGGATCATGACTCCTGTCGAGGCGGTGCTGGGCCCACGGTAGACGGTGCTGCGGTCACCAGCGGCAACCGGGCCGGGGTCGCGTCCTCCACCCGGGAGCCGGTGAGCGTCCCGTTGCGGCGGCCGGTCCAGTACCACCACAGCAGCACCCAGACCACGATCAGCATCATCACCGTGGTGCTGCCGGCCTGCCGGATCCGGCGGATGACCTCCTCCATCAACTCGCTCTGGCCGACGGTCCGTCCGGGGTTGAACGCCAGGTTCAGGGCGAGGCCGCGGACCAGCAGGATCAGGTCGAGCCGGGTGGCGCCGTAGAGCGCCAACGGCAACCAGGCCGCGAGGTCGTACCAGGGCAGGGAGTAGGGCGCGGTGATCATCCAGGCGACCGTGAGCACCACCGCGGTACGGATGGCGATGCTGAGCGGGTCCCGGCGGGGATCGGCGTCGCCGGACAGCCCGAGCAGTCGTCGGTGCGGCAGCGCCCGGGACAGCGCCCAGGCGATCACGATCATCCCGACCCAGCCGAGCACCGAGACCATCACCGAGGCCGACTCTGCCTCCATGAACGTACCCATCAGCGCGTGGATGCCGAACAGCCAGCTCGCCTCGGACAGGTAGCCGCTGTTCCGGGCGGCCTGACTCAGCGCCTCGGGTTCGAGGATGAAATAGGCGATCGAGGACGGGATGCCGGCGCCGATGATCGCCCGGGCCATCGCCGGCAGATCCCGACGGTAGGCCCAGACCATGGCGATCCCGTACAGGCCGAGAGTGGCCTTCACCGAGCAGCCGATTCCGATCAGCAACCCGGCGATGAAGGGATGGCGGCGCAGGAAGTAGAAGGAGGCAATACCGAAGGCGACCGCGATCGCCTCGTTGTGGGCACTGACCACGACCGCCCAGACCAGCACCGGGTTCAGGATCGAAAGCCAGATCACCCGGGCCTGCAATTGCCGGTCACCACGAGCCAGGCCGATGGTCAGGGTGCAGGCGATGATCATGAAGGACATGCAGACCAGCTGCAGCCAGAAGACGACATCGTGCACGGTGTCCCCGCCGAGCCGGTTGGCGCCGATCTGGATCCAGTTGAGGATCGGCCCGTAGACGCTCGGGGTGTCCTGCCAGGGGCCCTCGGTCCAACGCAGGATCGGGTCGTACTGGGTACGGAAGAGTCCACCCGGGGTGATCGCATAGGGACTCATCCCGAGTACGGCGATCCGGCCGTAGGCCGAATACATCAACACATCGGCCGAGGTCAGCGGCGGTACGGTGATGGTCAGGGCACAGATGGCGACACCGAGGAAGAAGCAGCGACGCAGCCGCGGCAGCCAGCCCGCCGCCAACGCCCGAAGACCGATCCACATGCCACCGGCGCCGAGGATGATCGCCAGCCCGGTGGCGGCGGTGACCACCCACTCGTTGCGCAGTGCCGACGGTCCGTCGATGTTCCACGGCGGGAGCAGACTGCCGTTGCGCGGCCCGAGATCGAGGGTGACGATGGAGGGACCGAGGAAGCCGATCGCCAGATAGAGCAGCGCAGTCAGCAGCACCAGCAGGATCGCCACCCGTCCGCTGCGGTGCCACTCGGTCGCCGGCAGGCTGTCGGGGGCGGTGAACCAGTCCAGCCGTGCCAGCGCGGGGGCCGGTTCACGCGAGACGGGCGCAGGCAGCAGCGGCCGCGGATGGACCACGTCCTCACCCCTCTCACCGGCCGACAGGACTCCGAAAGGCTAGTCGAGGCAGCGGACTCGTGCCGCATCGACCGGGCCGCGGGCCGATGGTCACCGGTGATGGTGGTCGGCGGGCCGACGGTGAGACCGGGGTGGCGCACCAACGGGGTGCGGCCGGGGCCGGCCGGACCTCTGGGCGCCCCAGAGCCGCGCAGCTCGCCGTACCCATTCGGTACGCAGCCCCAGAATCCACGCCGATCCCGCTAGGGTCAGCCCATGGGAAAAGGTGTGCGAACCGAGACGGGCAAGCTGCGGACCGTGATGCTCCACCGGCCCGGTGACGAACTGCGCCGGCTGACCCCGCGGAACAACGACACCTTGTTGTTCGACGGTCTGCCGTGGGTGGACCGGGCCCAGGAGGAGCACGACGGGTTCGCACAGGTGCTGCGGGACCGGGGCGTCGAGGTCCTCTATCTGACCCAGTTGCTCGGGGAGACCCTGAACGACGGTCTTGCGCGTTCGCGGGCGATCGATCTGACCCTGACCGACAAGCGGCTGGGCGACCAGCTGCGGGCGGTGCTCCGCGACCACCTCGGCGAGCTGCATCCGGACGAGCTGACCACTGTGCTGACCGCGGGGCTGCGCAATGACGAGTTCCCGACCCGGACCCTGGTGACCTCGTTGCTGGCCGAGGACGACTTCATCATCGACCCGCTGCCGAACCTGTTGTTCACCAGGGATTCCTCGGTCTGGATCGGTGACGACCCGGC from Naumannella halotolerans includes these protein-coding regions:
- a CDS encoding DUF2510 domain-containing protein, yielding MPDQRQPPPEDAPPSVGGSGGPAAGTAVASAPPPTDQPAPVVVSEPGWYHDPRGLVGAYRWWDGQAWTDWLSNSEESGPPGEAAHSVRPNPLLGRRTRTAIGITAALLVGIGCVLAALTWRGVQEIRATPPAALAPAEPGEPQIEAPLITVDYSAVSVRGLWGAEVPATPFVAYDRTDPRPIAYEGVFEAAAIGNLPADEAPDWTAQYYIGLVDPAVPGDTSEELALGLRETLGAKLADLSAADPSLSEPVLSPGVRSGSVMAEFDARAELERAERLEGDYIFSYRVQAEVWPDGTRTAWVSVIGVPADGPPPVSLPEVEAALAESLATTV
- the mptB gene encoding polyprenol phosphomannose-dependent alpha 1,6 mannosyltransferase MptB, producing MVHPRPLLPAPVSREPAPALARLDWFTAPDSLPATEWHRSGRVAILLVLLTALLYLAIGFLGPSIVTLDLGPRNGSLLPPWNIDGPSALRNEWVVTAATGLAIILGAGGMWIGLRALAAGWLPRLRRCFFLGVAICALTITVPPLTSADVLMYSAYGRIAVLGMSPYAITPGGLFRTQYDPILRWTEGPWQDTPSVYGPILNWIQIGANRLGGDTVHDVVFWLQLVCMSFMIIACTLTIGLARGDRQLQARVIWLSILNPVLVWAVVVSAHNEAIAVAFGIASFYFLRRHPFIAGLLIGIGCSVKATLGLYGIAMVWAYRRDLPAMARAIIGAGIPSSIAYFILEPEALSQAARNSGYLSEASWLFGIHALMGTFMEAESASVMVSVLGWVGMIVIAWALSRALPHRRLLGLSGDADPRRDPLSIAIRTAVVLTVAWMITAPYSLPWYDLAAWLPLALYGATRLDLILLVRGLALNLAFNPGRTVGQSELMEEVIRRIRQAGSTTVMMLIVVWVLLWWYWTGRRNGTLTGSRVEDATPARLPLVTAAPSTVGPAPPRQES